A window of Cohnella herbarum contains these coding sequences:
- a CDS encoding glycoside hydrolase family 30 protein: MSQRKVRLIQTEQKSQDRLSEKASLLFHADEKGVETQLINVYDDLTYQEIIGFGGAITEASAVTAAKLGEANKNKIIQAYFDAEEGIGYTLCRTHINSCDFSVGNYAYVEEEDATLANFDISRDKEALIPYIKQAYAAAGDDFLLYASPWSPPAWMKTNGEMNNGGKLKPEYREAWARYYVKFIEAYEAEGLPIWGLTVQNEAKAVQIWDSCIYTAEEERDFVRDHLGPALEAADLSRIRLMIWDHNKERVYDRAKVAFLDAEASKYIWGIGFHWYSGDHFQALSAVHDRFPDKGLIFTEGCHEGGVQLGSWKSGERYAHDIIGNLNNWMSGWTDWNIVLDEQGGPNHVGNYCDAPIIADTQNDSLTFQSSYYYIGHFSKYIRPGAVRIASSKYTEKLDTIAFKNVDGTIAVVVLNRTDEDLPYIVRNRDELAESVSPAHSIQTLLFACE; the protein is encoded by the coding sequence ATGAGCCAAAGAAAAGTCAGACTCATCCAGACGGAACAGAAATCGCAGGACAGGCTCTCGGAGAAAGCTTCTTTATTGTTCCACGCTGATGAGAAGGGCGTAGAAACCCAACTGATCAACGTATACGACGATTTGACATATCAAGAAATCATCGGTTTCGGAGGTGCCATTACGGAAGCATCTGCCGTAACCGCCGCCAAGCTCGGAGAAGCAAACAAAAATAAAATCATCCAAGCTTATTTCGATGCGGAAGAAGGCATCGGCTATACGCTCTGCCGCACGCACATCAACAGCTGCGACTTCTCCGTCGGCAACTACGCCTACGTGGAAGAAGAAGATGCTACGCTAGCCAACTTCGATATTAGCCGGGATAAGGAAGCTCTTATTCCTTACATCAAACAGGCATACGCTGCCGCCGGGGACGATTTCCTGTTGTACGCGTCGCCATGGAGCCCGCCCGCCTGGATGAAGACGAACGGAGAAATGAACAACGGCGGAAAGTTAAAACCGGAATACCGCGAAGCTTGGGCGCGTTATTACGTCAAGTTCATCGAAGCTTACGAAGCGGAAGGTTTGCCGATCTGGGGTTTAACGGTTCAGAACGAAGCCAAAGCCGTGCAAATCTGGGATTCCTGCATCTATACCGCCGAGGAAGAGAGGGATTTCGTTCGCGATCATCTGGGGCCTGCCCTTGAAGCAGCGGATCTCTCCCGAATTCGCCTCATGATATGGGATCACAACAAAGAACGCGTATATGACCGCGCCAAGGTTGCATTCCTGGATGCGGAAGCATCCAAATATATTTGGGGTATCGGCTTCCACTGGTATTCCGGGGATCACTTCCAAGCGTTGTCCGCCGTGCATGACCGGTTTCCGGACAAGGGCCTCATATTCACGGAAGGCTGCCACGAAGGAGGCGTACAGCTCGGCTCTTGGAAAAGCGGCGAGCGCTACGCTCATGACATCATCGGCAACCTGAACAATTGGATGTCCGGATGGACCGATTGGAACATCGTATTGGATGAGCAAGGCGGTCCGAACCATGTCGGCAATTACTGCGACGCGCCGATTATCGCGGATACGCAAAACGATTCGCTCACGTTCCAAAGCTCTTATTACTACATCGGCCACTTCAGCAAGTATATTCGTCCTGGCGCCGTGAGAATCGCCAGCTCTAAATATACGGAGAAGCTGGACACGATCGCGTTCAAGAACGTAGATGGAACGATCGCCGTCGTCGTGCTTAACCGCACGGATGAAGATCTTCCGTATATCGTTCGGAACCGCGATGAGCTTGCCGAGTCCGTAAGTCCGGCTCATTCCATTCAAACCTTGTTATTTGCTTGCGAGTAG
- a CDS encoding sugar phosphate isomerase/epimerase family protein, translating into MNYKLGMRIPPKIGKEGIHAVADWAAKTGLDVLDVPELTHEVKSACDGAGIGIGSVDARNVRYLLSRDEALRSDAAETLKKQMDGMSELGGQILFMCLVPDDVTLPRAEGFAIWKDTFPELVKHAEKKGIYMAIEGWPGPAPYYPTLGCTPEMWRAMFEAIPSKHFGLNYDPSHLVRLGIDYIRALSEFGERINHCHGKDTEILSDEMYECGTLPATFGSKYDFSEGSWRYTIPGHGEVDWGKVAVRLERIGYRGAISIELEDHRYWGSLDAECQGVEKALAHLVRYFR; encoded by the coding sequence ATGAATTACAAATTAGGCATGCGAATTCCTCCCAAGATCGGGAAGGAGGGAATTCATGCGGTAGCCGATTGGGCGGCGAAAACCGGATTGGACGTTCTGGATGTGCCGGAATTAACGCATGAAGTGAAATCGGCTTGCGACGGAGCCGGCATCGGCATCGGTTCGGTGGATGCGCGGAACGTCAGGTATTTGCTTAGCCGGGACGAAGCTCTTCGCTCGGACGCGGCGGAAACTCTGAAGAAGCAAATGGACGGAATGTCCGAGCTCGGCGGGCAGATTCTGTTCATGTGCCTGGTGCCCGACGATGTTACGCTTCCTCGCGCGGAAGGCTTCGCAATTTGGAAAGATACGTTCCCGGAGCTTGTCAAACATGCCGAGAAGAAGGGAATCTACATGGCTATCGAGGGCTGGCCGGGACCTGCGCCTTATTATCCGACGCTCGGATGTACCCCCGAGATGTGGCGGGCGATGTTCGAGGCGATTCCATCGAAGCATTTCGGACTTAATTACGATCCCTCCCATTTGGTTCGGTTAGGTATCGATTATATTCGCGCGTTATCCGAATTCGGTGAGCGGATCAACCACTGCCATGGGAAGGATACGGAGATTTTGTCCGATGAGATGTACGAGTGCGGGACGTTGCCGGCCACCTTCGGGTCAAAATACGACTTCTCGGAAGGCTCTTGGCGGTATACGATACCGGGACACGGAGAGGTGGATTGGGGCAAAGTCGCCGTTCGCTTGGAACGGATCGGTTATCGCGGAGCGATCAGCATAGAGTTGGAGGATCACCGATACTGGGGTTCGCTGGATGCCGAGTGCCAGGGCGTGGAAAAAGCGTTGGCCCATTTGGTTCGATATTTTAGGTGA
- a CDS encoding Gfo/Idh/MocA family protein, which produces MSSIRVGMIGTGGIAQWHGRQLLELPEVEIVAISDTSDKSRESFIGKFDLSGVEEFGDYAMMLDSCELDAVVICSPHTLHFKQAMDVLNRGLHVLIEKPMTCSSGEAAQLIETANKSGKILQVSYQRHFQPEFLYIKDAIARGEIGKLTSITASLYQEWKQGTPGTWRQDPSLSGGGFLMDSGSHIIDVLLWTTGLTPIEVKPQLHKHGSPVEIDTFTSIRFAEGAIASLNLVGYSPCWHETYVFCGEEGGIFYENGKITLRRYKEEPIVPELPEQTTNQDKSFIDAVLGRSDVAVSGEFAYKVVKLSEMIYEGAGYSPIPIASGKGADL; this is translated from the coding sequence ATGAGCAGCATTCGCGTCGGAATGATCGGTACGGGAGGCATCGCGCAATGGCACGGTAGGCAATTGCTGGAGTTGCCGGAGGTAGAGATTGTCGCAATCTCGGATACCAGCGATAAAAGCAGGGAATCATTTATCGGCAAGTTTGACTTGTCGGGGGTAGAAGAGTTCGGCGATTACGCGATGATGCTCGATAGTTGCGAGTTGGATGCCGTAGTCATCTGTTCCCCTCACACGCTGCATTTCAAGCAAGCGATGGACGTTCTGAACCGCGGACTTCATGTCTTGATCGAGAAACCGATGACCTGCTCATCCGGCGAGGCTGCTCAACTGATCGAAACGGCTAACAAGTCGGGTAAAATATTGCAGGTGTCGTACCAGCGTCATTTTCAACCCGAGTTTCTGTATATTAAAGATGCAATCGCTAGAGGGGAGATCGGCAAGCTGACTTCCATTACGGCCTCTCTCTATCAGGAGTGGAAGCAGGGAACTCCCGGAACATGGCGCCAAGATCCGTCCCTGTCGGGCGGCGGTTTTCTCATGGACTCCGGCAGCCATATTATCGATGTCTTGTTGTGGACGACGGGACTTACGCCGATAGAGGTTAAGCCTCAATTGCACAAGCATGGGTCGCCGGTCGAGATTGACACGTTTACTTCGATCCGATTTGCCGAGGGGGCGATAGCCTCGCTGAATCTTGTGGGATATTCGCCGTGCTGGCATGAAACATACGTGTTCTGCGGAGAAGAAGGCGGGATTTTCTACGAGAATGGCAAGATTACGCTTAGACGTTACAAGGAGGAACCGATCGTGCCGGAGCTTCCGGAGCAGACGACCAACCAAGACAAGAGCTTCATTGACGCCGTTCTAGGCCGGAGCGATGTAGCGGTAAGCGGAGAATTCGCCTACAAGGTCGTGAAGCTATCGGAGATGATCTACGAAGGTGCCGGATATTCTCCAATCCCAATTGCGAGCGGTAAGGGAGCTGACCTATGA
- a CDS encoding DUF4432 family protein, whose translation MLLYGEKMTRREVEARVGHLGQIGGVRRMKLTEGKEAGTELIEVRTGAGLSFDVVPSKGLDISHAQAWGASLSWQSPNGNAHPMHYEPEGVGWLRTASGGLLMTCGLSHVGSPSSDDTGSYGLHGRIHHTPAKNVNVREQWVGDELEWEVSGVVEETAIFGSKLRLTRSISGRLGDNRVTINDRVENFGFQPAAHMMLYHFNFGFPLLGEHTEIVLPEADSEARGSGGALLEKCGRWEAPDALIEETVYYHLLRREAADAEGMAEARVSNSRFPAGGVSRPLAVTLKWSVDTLPNLVQWRMPGAGEHVLGLEPSNCRVEGRAEEQNHGGPFILQPGSSANYRLELNVTS comes from the coding sequence TTGCTGTTATACGGGGAGAAGATGACGCGCCGGGAAGTCGAAGCCCGCGTCGGTCATCTCGGACAGATCGGCGGCGTTCGGCGAATGAAGCTGACGGAAGGCAAGGAAGCGGGCACGGAGCTGATTGAAGTCCGGACGGGAGCCGGACTTTCCTTCGACGTGGTTCCCTCCAAAGGTCTCGATATCTCTCATGCCCAAGCGTGGGGAGCGTCCTTATCCTGGCAATCTCCCAACGGCAACGCGCATCCTATGCATTACGAACCGGAGGGAGTCGGTTGGCTTCGCACCGCTTCCGGCGGGCTTCTCATGACGTGCGGTCTGTCGCATGTCGGTTCGCCGTCGTCGGATGATACAGGTTCATATGGACTGCATGGAAGGATTCATCATACACCCGCGAAAAACGTTAACGTACGAGAACAATGGGTAGGCGACGAACTGGAGTGGGAAGTTTCGGGCGTGGTGGAAGAAACCGCGATTTTCGGCAGCAAGCTTAGACTGACGAGAAGCATCTCCGGTCGTCTAGGAGACAACCGGGTTACGATCAACGACCGGGTGGAGAACTTCGGTTTCCAACCCGCCGCTCATATGATGCTCTACCATTTCAACTTCGGCTTTCCTCTATTAGGGGAACATACGGAGATTGTATTGCCGGAGGCCGATAGCGAAGCCCGGGGAAGCGGAGGCGCTTTGCTTGAAAAATGCGGCCGATGGGAAGCGCCGGATGCGTTGATCGAAGAAACCGTATATTACCATTTACTTAGGCGGGAGGCTGCGGACGCGGAAGGTATGGCGGAAGCGCGGGTAAGCAATTCTCGTTTTCCGGCAGGCGGCGTTAGTCGACCTCTCGCGGTAACGCTAAAGTGGTCCGTCGATACGCTTCCGAACCTCGTTCAGTGGCGCATGCCCGGCGCGGGCGAGCATGTGCTCGGATTGGAGCCTTCCAATTGCAGGGTAGAAGGACGAGCGGAGGAACAGAACCATGGCGGACCGTTCATTTTGCAACCAGGATCCTCGGCTAACTACCGGTTAGAGTTGAATGTCACCAGCTAG
- a CDS encoding alpha/beta fold hydrolase: protein MPLVDMPLEKLKEYQGINPRPADFDVYWDRAIAEMRAVDPQVELIPSEFQTPQAECFDLYFTGVRGARIHAKYVRPRNVNEPHPAVVLFHGYTGNAGDWNDKLAYASLGFSVLAMDCRGQGGSSEDTGGVKGTTHQGHIIRGLDDHPDNLLFRHIYLDTAQLAGIALELPEVDPERVYAAGGSQGGALTIACAALEPRVKKLAPVFPFLCDYKRTWEMDLAKDAYQELRTFFRHFDPLHEREDEIFEKLGYIDLQYLADRIRGDVLMFVGLMDTICPPSTQFAAYNKMIAPKQVVIYPDFGHEHLPGSTDKTIQFFLG from the coding sequence ATGCCGTTAGTCGATATGCCGCTTGAGAAGTTAAAAGAGTATCAAGGAATCAATCCGCGTCCGGCCGATTTCGATGTTTATTGGGATCGGGCGATTGCGGAGATGCGGGCCGTGGATCCGCAAGTCGAGCTTATTCCGAGCGAGTTCCAGACGCCGCAAGCCGAGTGCTTCGATCTTTATTTCACGGGAGTGCGCGGCGCTCGCATACACGCGAAATACGTGCGTCCCCGAAACGTTAACGAGCCTCACCCCGCCGTTGTGTTGTTCCATGGGTATACGGGTAATGCAGGGGATTGGAACGATAAGCTGGCATACGCGTCGCTTGGCTTCTCCGTGCTGGCCATGGATTGTCGAGGTCAAGGCGGATCGTCCGAGGATACGGGAGGCGTGAAGGGCACGACTCATCAAGGGCATATCATTCGCGGGCTCGATGATCATCCCGACAATCTGTTATTCAGACATATTTATCTAGATACGGCCCAATTAGCGGGGATCGCGCTTGAACTTCCGGAAGTCGACCCGGAACGCGTTTACGCGGCCGGAGGTTCCCAGGGCGGAGCCCTGACGATCGCTTGCGCGGCGCTCGAACCGCGCGTGAAGAAGCTTGCGCCGGTGTTTCCGTTCCTATGCGACTATAAGCGGACGTGGGAGATGGATTTGGCGAAAGATGCTTACCAAGAACTGCGTACGTTTTTCCGCCACTTCGATCCGTTGCATGAACGCGAGGACGAAATTTTCGAGAAACTCGGTTATATCGACTTGCAGTATCTTGCCGATCGTATTCGCGGCGACGTTCTGATGTTCGTCGGTCTCATGGATACGATATGTCCTCCTTCCACTCAATTCGCCGCCTACAATAAGATGATCGCGCCTAAGCAGGTAGTCATATACCCGGACTTCGGCCATGAGCATCTTCCGGGATCGACGGACAAGACGATTCAATTTTTCTTAGGCTGA
- a CDS encoding Gfo/Idh/MocA family protein translates to MAKKIVSFGVIGCGLMGKEFASAAARWCHLTGVDFEPRIVAVCDANPAATQWFQENVPSVKSAYTDYKELLADSTVEAIYCAVPHNLHEQIYIDIIQAGKHLLGEKPFGIDREANEAIAAAIKANPQVVVRSSSEFPFFPGAQQIVQWVNEGKFGRIIEVEAGFWHSSDLDPTKAINWKRRIATNGEYGCMGDLGLHVLHLPMRFGWKPKSVRALLSKIVEERPDGKGGSAPCETWDNAILACDVKTDDQQFPMVLSTKRIAPGHANTWFIRIQGTELSAEFTTKNPKQVASLPYTPGGQQAWHVVDAPYKSAYGTITGGIFEFGFSDSILQMWAAFCDEVVHGKEGMQQSFTCALPEEAAGSHRLFTAALESHKTGGTAVVDWGSEA, encoded by the coding sequence ATGGCGAAGAAAATCGTATCGTTCGGCGTTATCGGCTGCGGGTTGATGGGCAAGGAATTCGCCAGCGCGGCTGCCCGCTGGTGCCATCTGACGGGCGTGGATTTCGAACCTCGCATCGTGGCGGTATGCGACGCGAACCCGGCCGCGACCCAGTGGTTTCAAGAGAACGTGCCTAGCGTGAAGTCGGCTTACACGGACTATAAGGAATTGCTTGCCGACTCTACTGTCGAAGCGATCTATTGCGCGGTTCCGCACAATTTGCACGAGCAAATCTATATCGATATTATTCAAGCGGGCAAGCATCTTCTGGGGGAGAAGCCTTTCGGTATCGACCGTGAGGCGAACGAAGCGATCGCGGCCGCGATCAAGGCAAATCCTCAAGTCGTCGTGCGAAGTTCGTCGGAGTTTCCGTTTTTCCCTGGCGCGCAACAGATCGTTCAGTGGGTGAACGAAGGCAAGTTCGGACGGATCATCGAAGTCGAAGCCGGATTCTGGCATTCCAGCGACCTTGACCCTACGAAAGCGATTAACTGGAAGCGCCGTATCGCTACGAACGGGGAGTACGGCTGCATGGGCGATCTTGGGCTGCACGTGCTTCATTTACCGATGCGTTTCGGCTGGAAACCGAAGAGCGTGCGGGCTCTGCTTTCTAAGATCGTTGAGGAGCGTCCAGACGGAAAAGGCGGATCCGCGCCATGCGAGACATGGGACAATGCGATTCTCGCTTGCGACGTCAAGACGGACGATCAACAATTCCCGATGGTGCTTTCCACGAAACGGATCGCTCCGGGGCATGCGAATACTTGGTTCATTCGTATTCAAGGCACCGAATTATCCGCGGAGTTCACGACGAAGAATCCGAAGCAAGTCGCGTCGCTTCCGTATACCCCGGGCGGTCAGCAGGCTTGGCATGTCGTAGACGCGCCTTATAAATCGGCTTACGGAACGATCACCGGCGGCATCTTCGAATTCGGTTTCTCGGATTCCATCTTGCAGATGTGGGCAGCCTTCTGCGATGAGGTCGTTCATGGCAAGGAAGGCATGCAGCAATCGTTCACTTGCGCTTTGCCGGAAGAAGCGGCAGGGAGCCACCGGCTGTTTACCGCCGCTCTCGAATCCCATAAGACGGGCGGAACCGCGGTCGTCGACTGGGGGAGCGAGGCGTGA
- a CDS encoding DeoR/GlpR family DNA-binding transcription regulator, whose amino-acid sequence MRTNAYPGLNARQQQMLEHISREGELKLAILKETYQVTEMTIRRDLEKLEETGAIKRTFGGAIFIGKDVALQERAGILTEEKARIGRHAASLIQPGESVFMDGGTTTSQIAKFLPAGMKITVVTNAVNVLAELSGKQIPVLMTGGMLLEATNSLVGPIAAQSLAGMAFDRIFLGATGVNTEHGFSNSNIYEAEIKQIAIRQAAETNIVLDHTKFGAKVLVSFAPLAGVGRIVTDRLPDDDLQRACEEAGIRLEIANPF is encoded by the coding sequence ATGAGGACAAACGCATATCCAGGTTTGAACGCAAGGCAGCAGCAAATGCTGGAGCATATTTCCCGGGAGGGCGAATTGAAACTCGCGATTCTGAAGGAAACCTACCAAGTAACGGAGATGACGATCCGCCGGGATCTCGAGAAGTTGGAAGAGACCGGGGCGATCAAACGGACGTTCGGGGGAGCTATATTCATCGGCAAAGACGTTGCCCTGCAGGAGAGGGCGGGCATTCTGACGGAAGAGAAAGCGAGGATCGGCCGTCATGCGGCGTCCTTGATTCAACCGGGGGAATCCGTATTCATGGACGGCGGTACGACAACCTCGCAGATCGCGAAGTTTTTGCCGGCCGGAATGAAGATTACGGTGGTGACCAACGCGGTTAACGTGTTGGCGGAGCTGTCCGGCAAACAAATACCGGTACTTATGACCGGAGGCATGCTGCTCGAGGCGACGAACTCCCTCGTCGGTCCGATCGCGGCGCAAAGCTTGGCGGGAATGGCGTTCGATCGTATTTTCCTAGGCGCGACCGGCGTGAATACCGAACACGGATTCAGCAACTCGAACATTTACGAGGCGGAGATCAAGCAGATCGCGATCCGACAGGCGGCGGAAACGAATATCGTGCTCGACCATACGAAGTTCGGGGCCAAGGTGCTCGTATCTTTCGCTCCTCTAGCGGGAGTAGGACGGATAGTGACGGATCGCTTGCCGGATGATGACCTCCAGAGGGCTTGCGAAGAAGCGGGTATCCGGTTGGAGATCGCGAACCCATTCTAA
- a CDS encoding D-lyxose/D-mannose family sugar isomerase has product MSILRSEVKRAQARTAELFAKAGIVLTAEESDRIEVACFGLGQLETQGLELITYVNTDRYCAKDLVLFPRQTCPEHIHPPVNGEPGKMETFRCRWGSVMLYVEGEASPNIQAIVPARSAASYTVFHEIVLLPGEQYTIPPGTKHWFQGGPDGAIVSEFSSTSRDEFDIFTDPDIVRMPVILED; this is encoded by the coding sequence ATGTCCATATTACGAAGCGAAGTGAAACGCGCGCAAGCTCGCACGGCTGAGTTGTTCGCCAAGGCGGGCATCGTATTGACCGCCGAGGAAAGCGATCGAATCGAGGTCGCGTGTTTCGGGTTAGGCCAATTGGAGACGCAGGGCCTTGAACTGATCACGTACGTGAATACGGACCGGTATTGCGCTAAGGATCTGGTCTTGTTCCCAAGACAGACTTGCCCGGAGCATATTCATCCACCAGTGAACGGAGAGCCGGGTAAGATGGAGACGTTTCGTTGCCGATGGGGCAGCGTAATGTTGTACGTGGAGGGGGAGGCGTCGCCGAATATTCAAGCTATCGTTCCCGCTCGGAGCGCCGCATCGTATACCGTATTCCACGAAATCGTCCTTCTCCCGGGAGAGCAATATACGATTCCTCCCGGAACGAAGCATTGGTTTCAAGGCGGTCCGGACGGCGCGATCGTATCGGAATTTTCCAGCACGAGCCGGGACGAATTCGATATTTTCACGGATCCCGACATCGTGAGAATGCCCGTTATCCTTGAAGATTAA
- a CDS encoding helix-turn-helix transcriptional regulator: MKLERLISIIYRLLNNEIVSASELAAKYKVSQRTIYRDIDIICAAGIPVVSYHGANGGYGIMEAYKMEKSLLGSYDVASLVTVLNSLSRVFKDDRAAETIHRLQTVDNGDRAPTMTMDIGSWGVYNDFLRLLRTAIIERFVVKFEYINAKNERAARVVEPVNLSYKFNTWYLYGYCRTRKDYREFKLSRIAELDSTEEKFHNKHDVRIEQSERPYRMYDRTLEIVLRVSANSLAHSLDVFAEADRRFDEDGSLTLVLRVSRDTRDSPYEWVVSRILSFGTGIEIIEPPELRLYVKERIEQMLEKYRD, encoded by the coding sequence ATGAAGCTGGAGAGACTCATTTCGATCATTTACAGGCTGCTCAATAACGAGATCGTATCCGCGTCGGAATTGGCGGCCAAATATAAAGTTTCCCAGAGAACGATCTATCGCGATATCGACATCATTTGCGCGGCGGGTATACCGGTCGTCTCCTATCATGGGGCCAATGGCGGCTATGGAATCATGGAAGCGTACAAAATGGAAAAGAGTTTGTTAGGCTCGTACGACGTAGCCTCTTTGGTTACCGTACTGAACAGTCTGTCCCGAGTGTTCAAAGACGACCGGGCGGCGGAAACGATCCATCGCCTTCAGACCGTGGACAACGGCGATCGCGCTCCGACCATGACGATGGATATCGGGAGCTGGGGCGTGTACAACGATTTTCTGCGGTTGTTAAGAACGGCGATTATCGAACGCTTCGTCGTGAAGTTCGAGTATATTAACGCCAAGAACGAGAGAGCGGCCCGAGTCGTGGAGCCGGTCAATCTTTCTTACAAGTTCAATACTTGGTATTTGTACGGCTATTGCAGAACGCGCAAGGATTATCGGGAATTTAAGCTGTCGAGGATCGCGGAATTGGATTCGACGGAGGAAAAATTCCATAACAAACATGATGTCCGAATTGAACAATCCGAACGGCCTTACAGGATGTACGATAGAACCCTCGAGATCGTATTGCGCGTGTCCGCGAATTCGTTGGCGCACTCGCTCGACGTTTTCGCGGAAGCGGATAGAAGGTTCGACGAAGACGGTTCGTTAACTCTAGTCCTCCGGGTGTCCCGGGATACTCGAGATTCCCCTTACGAATGGGTCGTTTCGAGAATTCTAAGCTTCGGGACCGGCATCGAGATTATCGAGCCCCCGGAGTTGAGACTATACGTGAAAGAGCGAATAGAGCAGATGCTAGAGAAGTATCGGGATTAA
- a CDS encoding carbohydrate kinase family protein, which translates to MSNRDYSAAEIVIAGHICLDIIPSMHAGKPGQGIGELLVPGKLVDIGAAQLSTGGAVSNTGIALHRLGFSVKLMGKVGNDLFGEAILSILKGYGENLAEGMIVSSGESSSYTIVINPPGVDRIFLHCTGANDTFSADDVTPEAVAGSKLFHFGYPPLMQRMYEEQGAELTRLLSGAKAQGATVSLDLARPDPDSPAGQADWKAILQRALPYVDVFLPSFEEILYMLRPEHYRELSERHGTAELLAYADGPLLNSLSEELLGMGAAVVGLKLGEHGLYARTTDSLERLRGMGACAQSEEKLETWQGKELLAPCFQVEVAGTTGAGDCTIAGFLAGLVKGLTLEETLLGAVGVGAYNVERSDAVSGVPGWTEVQTRIASGWKQREASLSLPGWTQESGRGIWHRRSDG; encoded by the coding sequence GTGAGCAATCGCGATTACTCCGCTGCCGAGATCGTAATCGCCGGACATATTTGTCTGGATATCATTCCATCGATGCACGCCGGCAAGCCGGGTCAGGGCATCGGGGAATTGCTCGTCCCCGGCAAGCTTGTCGATATAGGGGCTGCTCAGCTCTCGACGGGCGGCGCGGTGTCCAATACCGGAATCGCCCTTCATCGCCTCGGTTTTTCGGTTAAGCTGATGGGCAAGGTCGGCAACGATCTGTTCGGGGAAGCAATTCTATCCATCCTGAAAGGATACGGAGAGAATTTGGCCGAGGGCATGATCGTGTCGTCCGGCGAATCCAGCTCTTACACGATCGTGATTAACCCCCCCGGGGTCGATCGTATTTTCCTGCACTGTACCGGAGCGAACGATACGTTCTCGGCGGATGACGTAACTCCGGAAGCCGTGGCTGGATCGAAGCTTTTCCATTTCGGCTATCCGCCGCTCATGCAAAGAATGTACGAGGAGCAAGGCGCGGAATTAACGCGGTTGTTGTCGGGAGCCAAGGCGCAGGGCGCGACCGTATCTCTCGATCTGGCGCGGCCGGATCCGGACTCGCCTGCCGGTCAGGCGGATTGGAAGGCCATTCTGCAACGGGCCCTTCCTTACGTAGACGTGTTTCTTCCGAGCTTCGAAGAAATTCTATATATGCTTCGGCCCGAGCATTACCGGGAGCTGTCCGAGCGACACGGTACGGCCGAACTGCTCGCGTATGCGGACGGTCCGCTGCTGAACTCGCTGTCCGAGGAACTGCTCGGCATGGGAGCGGCGGTCGTCGGGTTAAAGCTCGGCGAGCATGGCTTATACGCTAGGACGACCGATAGCTTGGAGCGTCTGCGCGGCATGGGAGCATGCGCGCAGAGTGAGGAGAAGTTGGAAACTTGGCAAGGCAAGGAACTGCTTGCTCCGTGTTTTCAGGTCGAAGTCGCCGGTACGACGGGGGCCGGCGATTGTACGATCGCCGGATTTCTAGCAGGGCTGGTCAAAGGGCTAACGCTCGAGGAAACATTGCTTGGAGCGGTAGGCGTGGGTGCATATAACGTCGAGCGTTCGGATGCGGTAAGCGGCGTTCCCGGTTGGACGGAAGTCCAGACGCGGATCGCATCGGGCTGGAAACAGCGCGAAGCTTCGCTTTCCCTGCCGGGGTGGACCCAAGAGAGCGGACGCGGGATATGGCATCGACGCTCGGACGGATAA